One window of Mangrovibacterium diazotrophicum genomic DNA carries:
- a CDS encoding ROK family protein — protein sequence MNRKATVGVDVGGTNTAIGIVDALGNVLAKDNIDTPSHGDIAQYITDLSNAIKALIKSVQLVNSEIVVLGIGVGAPNGNYYNGTIEYAPNLSFRGIVHFVSLLKEKFPDMEYVALTNDANAAAIGEMIYGGAKDMKNFVMYTLGTGVGSGLVVNGDLVYGADGFAGECGHTTLIPGGRSCGCGAKGHLEAYCSAPGMRRTAFEIMVRDNATDSMLADKSFKELSSKMIYDAAVKGDKVALEVFEQTGKWLGQGLADTVHHLSPEAVFLFGGPTAAGDYIFKPTKESMEAHLLPIFKGKIKILPSQLNPGDAAIVGASALVWKEMEK from the coding sequence ATGAACAGAAAAGCAACCGTAGGCGTAGATGTCGGAGGAACAAATACAGCCATCGGAATTGTAGACGCTTTAGGAAATGTCTTAGCAAAAGACAATATTGACACTCCTTCTCACGGCGATATCGCTCAATATATCACCGATTTATCAAATGCCATCAAGGCTCTTATAAAATCAGTTCAACTGGTAAACTCCGAGATTGTAGTTTTGGGAATTGGTGTGGGAGCACCAAACGGAAACTACTATAATGGTACCATTGAGTATGCTCCAAACCTTTCATTCCGTGGAATCGTTCACTTCGTTTCGTTGTTGAAAGAGAAATTTCCGGATATGGAATACGTTGCTCTGACAAACGACGCTAACGCTGCAGCTATCGGCGAGATGATCTATGGTGGCGCAAAGGATATGAAAAACTTTGTGATGTACACTTTAGGTACGGGTGTTGGTAGCGGTCTTGTTGTGAATGGTGACTTGGTTTACGGTGCTGATGGTTTTGCCGGCGAGTGTGGTCACACCACACTGATTCCGGGAGGACGCTCATGCGGTTGTGGTGCCAAAGGTCACCTGGAAGCGTATTGTTCGGCTCCGGGCATGCGACGTACTGCATTCGAAATTATGGTTCGCGATAATGCTACCGACAGCATGCTGGCTGATAAATCGTTTAAAGAGTTGAGCTCGAAAATGATTTATGACGCAGCTGTAAAAGGTGATAAAGTTGCCTTGGAAGTGTTTGAGCAAACCGGTAAATGGTTAGGTCAGGGATTAGCTGATACAGTTCACCACTTGAGTCCTGAAGCAGTCTTCCTGTTTGGCGGACCTACCGCCGCAGGCGACTACATTTTTAAGCCTACAAAAGAAAGTATGGAAGCACACTTGCTGCCAATCTTTAAGGGCAAAATTAAAATCCTGCCTTCTCAGCTGAATCCGGGTGACGCTGCCATTGTTGGAGCGAGCGCTTTGGTTTGGAAGGAAATGGAAAAATAA
- a CDS encoding NAD-dependent epimerase/dehydratase family protein codes for MIFVTGGTGLVGSHLLFNLLRSGKQVRALKRSSSNLKLALMTFSYYSDQAEELFQKIDWVEGDILDYHSMEELLAGVTDVYHCAAMVSFHPNDHDSMLNNNVKGTANLIDAAIFNKVKRFCHVSSIAALGHTQDGTEIDEETYWIPSKQKSAYSLSKFFSEMEVWRGIEEGMDAVIVNPSIILGPGNWDIGSPKLFQSIWKGLGYYTKGENGFVDVRDVAEVMTQLMQPETFSQHKNQRFILNAGNMGYQEFFNKIADALQRPRPKTFASDMILQVAWRAARMASFFSGKRPVITKEAVSGSNRINHYNGSKIQRSIAFEYRGLDHTIQDIARLFLKDVELLTPPIKKKKRSTSQS; via the coding sequence ATGATTTTTGTCACCGGAGGAACAGGGCTTGTTGGATCGCATCTGCTTTTCAATTTGCTGCGATCAGGCAAACAGGTTCGGGCGCTCAAACGCTCCAGCAGCAACCTGAAGCTTGCGTTGATGACCTTCTCCTACTATTCGGATCAAGCTGAAGAACTCTTTCAGAAAATCGATTGGGTTGAAGGCGATATTCTGGATTACCACAGCATGGAGGAACTTTTGGCAGGCGTAACAGATGTTTATCATTGCGCTGCCATGGTGTCGTTTCACCCGAACGATCACGACAGTATGCTCAATAATAATGTGAAAGGTACGGCTAATCTCATCGATGCCGCCATTTTCAACAAGGTTAAGCGCTTTTGTCACGTTAGCTCTATTGCAGCACTTGGCCATACGCAGGACGGTACAGAGATCGACGAAGAGACCTATTGGATTCCATCCAAGCAAAAATCGGCCTACAGCTTGAGTAAGTTTTTCTCTGAAATGGAAGTATGGCGTGGCATCGAAGAAGGCATGGATGCCGTCATTGTGAATCCGTCCATCATCCTAGGCCCTGGAAATTGGGACATCGGCAGCCCTAAACTTTTCCAATCCATCTGGAAGGGCCTGGGCTATTACACCAAAGGAGAAAATGGCTTTGTGGATGTTCGCGATGTGGCCGAGGTGATGACTCAACTTATGCAACCGGAAACATTCAGTCAGCATAAAAATCAACGCTTTATTTTGAATGCCGGCAACATGGGGTACCAGGAATTCTTCAACAAAATTGCTGACGCTTTGCAACGCCCGCGCCCGAAAACATTTGCTTCCGACATGATACTGCAAGTAGCCTGGAGAGCCGCCCGAATGGCAAGCTTCTTCTCTGGCAAGAGACCAGTAATCACAAAAGAGGCTGTTTCCGGAAGTAACCGAATAAACCATTACAACGGAAGTAAAATTCAGCGTAGCATTGCCTTCGAATACCGAGGCCTCGATCATACAATACAGGACATTGCACGCCTGTTCCTGAAGGATGTGGAGCTCCTCACTCCCCCAATCAAAAAGAAAAAGCGTTCAACCTCGCAATCCTAA
- a CDS encoding ClpP family protease has translation MTGKTKLQDQIDAKLLGDRKVFLWGQVDDHSAKHVVERLLFLEMEEPGKEIQLIINSPGGYVTSGFAIYDTMKSISSPVSTICTGLAASMGSILLSAGEKGRRFVMPHARVMIHQPSGGAGGQASDIEIQMQEIIKTKNLGAKILAENCGQSIERIMKDFNRDYWMSADESLEYGIVDGVKTEI, from the coding sequence ATGACTGGTAAAACAAAATTACAAGACCAAATAGACGCCAAGTTGCTTGGTGACCGCAAGGTATTTTTATGGGGACAGGTGGATGATCATTCCGCAAAACATGTGGTTGAACGCCTGTTATTCCTGGAAATGGAAGAGCCCGGAAAAGAAATTCAGTTGATTATTAACAGCCCGGGCGGATACGTAACATCGGGTTTTGCCATTTACGATACGATGAAAAGTATCAGCAGTCCGGTATCGACGATCTGTACCGGTTTGGCTGCTTCGATGGGATCTATCCTGTTGTCTGCCGGCGAAAAGGGACGTCGCTTTGTGATGCCTCACGCTCGCGTAATGATTCACCAGCCAAGTGGTGGCGCAGGTGGTCAGGCTTCTGACATCGAGATCCAAATGCAGGAAATCATCAAAACAAAGAACCTGGGTGCGAAGATTTTGGCTGAAAACTGTGGCCAATCAATCGAACGCATTATGAAAGATTTTAACCGCGACTACTGGATGTCGGCTGACGAATCGTTGGAATACGGTATTGTTGACGGTGTAAAAACTGAAATTTAA
- a CDS encoding pyruvate, water dikinase regulatory protein: MKDNSNRPSPIYVVSGGKGLAGNNMVQSMLIQYPNNNVPVVLVPHVIEESQVLDTILKAKKDGGLITHTMVQHNLRRRLIALAAEHGVPQIDFMGPLAEYLDDKLEIPSLQSPGLFRELKQQYFERIDAIEFTLDHDDGLSPQRLSEAEIVLCGLSRSGKTPLSVYLALYGWKVANVPLVPGIQPPDELFQIDPGRVFGLQIGKNQLVSHRMKRLRNFKNTDNTSYVDEHLVNEEIRFANLVFLKGKFTVIPVTNKPVESSANEIIGYMSARFDFGGRKVHSSPFHGNDVNEENSSE; this comes from the coding sequence ATGAAAGATAATTCAAATCGACCCTCACCTATTTATGTTGTTTCGGGCGGAAAGGGACTGGCCGGTAATAATATGGTCCAGTCAATGCTCATTCAATATCCCAATAACAATGTGCCGGTGGTTTTGGTACCGCACGTGATTGAAGAAAGCCAGGTTCTGGATACGATACTGAAGGCCAAGAAAGACGGAGGCCTGATTACGCATACGATGGTGCAACATAACTTGCGTCGCAGGCTCATTGCTTTGGCTGCTGAACATGGTGTCCCTCAAATCGATTTTATGGGGCCATTGGCTGAGTATCTGGACGACAAGCTTGAAATACCATCCTTGCAATCTCCGGGTTTATTTCGTGAGCTGAAACAACAGTATTTTGAACGCATTGATGCGATCGAGTTTACGCTGGATCATGATGACGGATTGAGTCCACAGCGACTTAGCGAGGCGGAGATTGTTTTGTGTGGATTGTCGCGTTCCGGGAAAACGCCGCTCAGCGTTTATTTGGCGTTGTATGGGTGGAAGGTTGCGAATGTGCCATTGGTACCCGGAATCCAGCCTCCAGATGAGCTTTTTCAAATCGATCCGGGGAGGGTGTTTGGATTGCAAATCGGGAAAAATCAATTAGTGTCGCACCGGATGAAACGCTTGCGAAACTTCAAAAATACGGATAATACCAGCTATGTGGACGAGCATCTGGTGAACGAAGAAATTCGGTTTGCCAACCTGGTTTTCCTGAAAGGGAAATTTACAGTTATCCCGGTCACCAACAAACCGGTGGAGTCGTCAGCCAATGAAATTATTGGCTACATGAGTGCCCGCTTCGACTTTGGCGGGCGAAAGGTGCACTCTTCGCCTTTTCATGGAAATGATGTCAACGAGGAGAACAGCTCGGAGTAA
- a CDS encoding iron chaperone has product MDKVATIDEYHRLFPDVREELDLMRRLIREEAPMAEERISYGMPTFRSGQNFVHYAACKTHIGFYPTPSAIVAFQSELSGYKSSKGAIQFPFDQPLPEELIRKIVRFRVAEVLEKKGKKPLQK; this is encoded by the coding sequence ATGGATAAAGTCGCAACCATAGATGAATATCACCGGCTCTTTCCCGATGTTCGGGAAGAACTTGATTTGATGCGGAGGTTGATTCGGGAGGAGGCTCCGATGGCCGAAGAACGGATTAGTTACGGAATGCCGACCTTCCGAAGTGGTCAAAACTTCGTTCATTATGCCGCCTGTAAAACGCATATTGGGTTTTATCCAACACCCTCAGCAATCGTTGCTTTTCAGTCCGAACTTTCCGGTTATAAAAGCTCGAAGGGCGCAATTCAATTCCCGTTTGATCAGCCATTGCCGGAGGAGCTTATCCGGAAGATCGTTCGGTTTCGGGTAGCCGAAGTCCTGGAGAAGAAGGGGAAGAAGCCGTTGCAAAAGTAA
- a CDS encoding DUF3859 domain-containing protein, whose product MSKKKFDITLYTYGEYSTWDRESKALPKILNITDTIEADIGTEFGYVLKIKKAKGYKIDFRIIHPPFNDENGEPMDDFTGEVYINSNDYEFFLGDCIWEPLDDKLGSWRLITELEGKVIADKTLYLVRKGAEF is encoded by the coding sequence TTGAGTAAAAAGAAATTTGATATTACACTTTACACCTACGGCGAATATTCGACCTGGGACCGGGAAAGCAAGGCACTACCCAAAATTTTAAACATCACCGACACGATTGAGGCCGACATTGGTACCGAGTTTGGCTATGTGTTGAAGATTAAAAAGGCCAAAGGTTACAAGATAGACTTCCGGATTATTCACCCACCGTTTAACGACGAAAATGGAGAGCCGATGGACGATTTTACGGGCGAAGTTTACATTAACAGCAATGATTATGAATTCTTTCTGGGCGACTGCATATGGGAACCACTTGACGACAAACTGGGTTCGTGGCGGTTAATCACCGAGCTGGAAGGAAAAGTAATAGCGGACAAAACCCTGTATCTTGTCCGCAAAGGAGCCGAATTCTAG
- the mgrA gene encoding L-glyceraldehyde 3-phosphate reductase yields MSYLANPARYETMPYKRCGRSGIKLSAFSLGLWHNFGGVDVFENGRAMIHRAFDLGITHFDLANNYGPPPGSAEENFGKILKQDLMAYRDELIISTKAGYLMWPGPYGDWGSRKYILSSLDQSLKRMGLEYVDIFYHHRPDPETPLEESMMALDHAVRQGKALYAGISNYPAEKAKEAAKILRELGTPCLIHQPKYSMFERWVEGGLLDVLEEEGIGCIPFSPLAQGLLTDKYLNGIPEGSRASKSWGFLKPHMVEPALIKVKKLNELAVQRGQTLAQMALAWLLKDPRVTSVLIGASSVKQLEDNVSTINKLAFSAEELALIEEILKD; encoded by the coding sequence ATGAGCTATCTTGCAAATCCCGCCCGCTACGAAACCATGCCTTATAAGCGTTGCGGACGCTCCGGGATAAAGCTTTCAGCCTTTTCGTTGGGACTTTGGCACAACTTCGGAGGAGTGGATGTCTTTGAAAACGGCCGGGCAATGATCCACCGGGCATTTGACCTGGGAATTACCCATTTCGACCTGGCCAACAACTACGGTCCACCTCCCGGTTCAGCAGAAGAAAACTTCGGTAAAATACTGAAGCAGGACCTCATGGCTTACCGCGATGAACTCATCATCTCGACCAAAGCAGGCTACCTGATGTGGCCCGGCCCTTACGGAGACTGGGGAAGCCGCAAGTACATTCTCTCGAGCCTGGATCAAAGCCTCAAGCGAATGGGTCTAGAGTATGTCGACATTTTTTACCATCACCGACCTGATCCGGAAACTCCGTTGGAAGAAAGCATGATGGCACTGGATCACGCCGTTCGACAAGGCAAAGCGCTTTACGCAGGTATTTCGAACTACCCCGCAGAGAAAGCCAAAGAAGCTGCGAAAATACTTCGGGAGCTCGGTACTCCCTGCCTGATCCATCAACCCAAATACAGCATGTTTGAACGCTGGGTTGAAGGTGGTTTACTGGATGTTTTGGAAGAAGAAGGAATCGGCTGTATTCCATTCTCACCACTGGCGCAGGGCTTGCTTACCGATAAGTATCTGAACGGCATTCCCGAAGGTTCCAGAGCGTCAAAATCATGGGGATTTTTGAAACCTCACATGGTGGAACCCGCTCTGATTAAAGTAAAAAAATTGAATGAACTGGCTGTTCAACGGGGACAAACGCTGGCACAAATGGCCCTCGCCTGGTTGCTAAAAGATCCACGGGTGACATCGGTGCTCATCGGCGCCAGCTCGGTAAAACAGCTCGAAGACAATGTATCGACGATCAACAAACTGGCATTTTCGGCGGAAGAACTTGCGTTGATCGAGGAAATTCTAAAAGACTAG